The Apium graveolens cultivar Ventura chromosome 3, ASM990537v1, whole genome shotgun sequence sequence TTAGGGAATGGGTGCGGCCCTGAATGTTGCTAAACCAACAAGGGGTTCCACTGTTGCTATTTTCGGATTAGGAACTGTAGGCCTCGCAGTGAGTAAACATTCGCTGTTTCATTGATTCGTGACATTTTACTTACTGTAATACAAGGAGCATGATAAAGATCAAGCAAATATGGTCTACTAacagtttttttttctttttgcgCAAAAAAAACAATAGGCTGCTGAGGGTGCTCGGATTGCTGGTGCGTCGAGGATTATTGGCGTTGACATAAACCCAAATCGGTTCAAGGATGGTGAGTTTGCTTTTAATTTTTGCATAGAAGCCAGAAAGCTTCTATCTGTACGGACATTCACTTCCTAAAGGAGCAAACTTCCTTACTAACTTTCAGTTTCTTAAGCTTATAATGGATTTGTTATTTTTAATTCTCTTGTATGTCTTTATGATACTGATGTCTGCTTAATTTTTCAAACAGCAAGCAAATTTGGGGTGACTGAGTTTGTGAACCCCAAAGATCATAATAAGCCTATTCAAGAGGTTCGTAACAAGATATTGCCGACCTCGTTTTAGTGTTTAGAATCATATCATCTAATTTCTGTAAATAGCTGCTgattaaaattattttcgggtcAGGTTTTAGTAGAGATGACAAATGGAGGTGTAGACCGGTCGATTGAGTGTACCGGAGTTGATATCAACACAATGATCTCTGCATTTGAATGTGTGCATGATGTAAGAAATCATTTCGCATTAAAGATGTTAGCTGCTAATCTTATATGCATGTTGCGGGGCAAACAATCAACAGCCTCTTGTTGTATGCAGGGCTGGGGTGTTGCTGTTCTTGTTAGTCTGCCAAACAAAGACGACGTATTCAAGACTAACCCGATGAACTTTTTGCAAGAGAGGACTCTCAAGGGAACTTTCTTCGGCAACTACAAGCCCCTTTCCGACATTCCATCTGTTGTGGAGAAATACATGAACAAGGTGAAATCATATTATTCAACAAGTCAGATTCTGAGATGTTGATGTTAAGGTGCTAGCTAGTTATGGATGCAGATGATCGATATATGTATGATGTTTAAGTTGTGCTTCGTGGTCTTAGATGCAGATGATCAATGTATGTTTCAATTTTTGCATTCTAAAAGAAATACTTGTTTCATATTGTAGGAGCTGGAAGTGGAGAAATTCATCACACACAAGGTGAACTTGTTGGATATCAACAAAGCATTTGACTACATGCTAAGAGGGGAAAGTCTGCGATGCATCATTGATATGGATGTATAGGAAGCTATAATCCTTAATAATCAGTGATCTACGGACTCTATAATGCAATAAATAATGAGGCCGAGTGTTGCAAATCATACGTACATAGAATAATTGCAGTATGGTGTTGCACATCGCATATGTTTTGAGAATAAACAGAACCAGTGATACATCGTGTATGTTTctagaaaataaataaatgtgtTGGTTAATAATCGCTCGAGAATTGGCAATTTAAACTACCACATATATATTTTCGATTATATGGCAAATGTAGTACACAGTTTATGTATTTAAAGATAAAATGAGTTGGGCAAGAAACTCATGTACTACGAAACAAATTTTGAATTGTCAACTTTCACAAAAGTGAAGCATCGCTAACTTAAAATAACAGGGGGTTTCTATTAAGAGTGTCATTCAACCTCAACAAAATTTACAAGGAACTCAGAGAAGCTTAAGATCATAGCATGTGGCTGGGCATAATTGTACTGCAAGGATCAGAAAAGTAAATATAAATGTTTCCTTAACATTACAATACACAATCTTTCACGAATGTTGATGGCTTGTGCACTGACAAATGAACTCACTTGTATACAAGAACAAAAGAGGTAAAACAGAAACTACAAAATTTATAATAAACATTAAAGTGCTAACATAACCCAGCAGAGTATGCCATAATATAGCAACAACTGTAATTCTTTAACATGATTTTTTACAAATTTATAACAGGAAGTGAGATTCTATCAAACTTTTTCGAAATAGGCTTAAGATATTGTGTATTTTTTGAACTTCTTTTCTGAAGCTAGTTTATGTTTCGAAGATCATCACCATAGGATTTCATTCACACTAAGTTTCGAAATTCAGGTATCTATAGAGTAACTTACAAAGAAGGGAGTGATCCAGAGATAATTGCACCAGGTGGTGCTAGAGTAGCAGTTGCATTATCAGTCCAATTTGTATCACCCCAATGCCATAACATGCTCTCCCAAAAGCAAAATTCCTCAAAGCAAGCCTGCAAACGCGAATCTTTAATCTGAATCTTCCAGTGACCATCTGTGTAGTTACCCTTCTCAGCTTGCATCCGATCCCATTCTATCGCTGCCTTTTGTTTAGACCTTAGCAGGCAATACCTGTGCAAGTTTTCTGGCATTGAATCATGCACTTTCCACCATCTCTTGTGAGCAACATCACTTGCAAACTCCTGCAATCTGTTCACATTCCAATTGCAATCATAATCTCGAAAGCATAACCATGGTTTTAACCCGAGATAGTGCACAACATATAGAACAGGAGGATCAGCTCCAAATAGCTTTGTTTTCATTTCCTTTTTCTCTTCTTCATCCCCTTCCCAAAAATGCTTCAGGAAATTCATGTGCTTCGGGATTCGATGCCACCAGGTGAAGACTTCGTTCAAGTACCCCTGATCTCCGCCATTGTAGGATACAATATCGTTAATGTGATCCATCAGTAGTTGGAATGTGCAATTGGATGGTTCAATCACCATTACTCCGGAATTAAATAACGTGGCATTATTTCCAATTGCAGTGATTTCCGGCATCTCAAAAAGGAAATCAATGTTTCTAAGTATGAGCAAATCAGCATCAATGAATATGATCTTGTCATAATCTGTTAACTGCCACAGCCTGAATTTGCTGTAGTTCCATTCATTATAGGCGTCTCGTTCAGCTTTTGGGTTCCTGATTCTTTCAATCGTATGTAGTTTCCACCCTGCTGCTTCCAGACCTCCTCGGTGATATTCACTGATTGTGTCATCAACAAGGATTACAAGATCACGTGTCGAACCTGACATGCGGATACTCTGAGCTGCTGTTATAGCTCCGCAGACATAAACATGTGCGGAGTGCAAAATAGTTGCATATGCTTCTCTCCTTGCATTGCTGGAGTAGTGATCTATATCAAAACTTCATTTGATTAGATACAATTTTTATCATATTTAAGAAAAACATGCTATTCTTTGCACATCAGGACTGATACTAAACAATACTAGCATCCGCACATATCAGACTAGGTATGATATCCTTATGTAAGGCCTACAAATTCTGCTTGTCAGGGGCGGGACCAATATTTATTTGACACCACTTTACACCAAAAGAGTAAAAATGCTTATCATCAGCTAATAGTTTTTGTATCTGCTTCCTTGATATTCTAGGACTGAAAATATAAGCACTTTATATGAATTTATGTTCCAAAATTTTAGTACACTTGTAATTCACTGGCATAAACGACACGGCAGTCATCACCAGGTACTGATCATTGTGACCAAGACTACTTGATTTTCCATTAACAAACTTGAAAAATTACTGTATTGGACACTCCGTCTCAAACAAACTTTCCTATTTCTTGTAACATAAGATGTCAAAACTTCCAAGTATTATACTATTAATATTTATTGTCTTCCTACACTAGGGATGATACATATATCAAGTGAAAACTTCCACATGGATTATTGGCTTGTCCCGGCTATTCATAGCTAAAAAAGCCAGAATTTAGCAATATAATTCTGATTTAGTAGATAAAGTCTAGAAAGTAGGTGTGCTTTTGTAAGGAAGACCGCATTCGTTGCTAGTAGATGATATACATAATAAAAAATGCACAAGAAGCTATCAATTTTGTCTATATCTGACCTTTACTCTGAAAAGGAACTGCAAGTTCACATGAGCCAACTGGAAGATGAACCTTTCGTCTCAATGTATTAAGATCAGGTTCATATAACCATGCATTCCCTACACGAGCAACAAGCTCCTTGCAAGTAAAGAGATTTGGAACTGGGAAGCAATCACTTAACAGAAGCACATGCACTGAATGATACCCTTTTGACGTAGCAGCAAGCCTTGCTGCTGCAATTTGTAGATGCAAACGAGCCACATCTCGTGACCATTCGCTTAGTTTATTACAGGGAAGCTTTACAGCAATGAGATCAATGCGTGGTTTACCAGGAGCCGGAATATCAGGCAGTGTAGGGCATATGGGCACCTCAAACTCTTCTTCCTCGTCTATCCATTCAGGATATAGGGATTCCCACGTTACATTGTTGGAGGCAAAATCAAGGTGCAGGACAACATGTTCCACATCTGGTATAAGCAGTTTCCACTGTTCAATATCACTGTCATTAAAATTTAACAGCCCTATCCCCTGGTACTCAAGCCTATCAGCAAGTTTCTCAATTACTTCGGAGACTTGGTCCCAATTGACATCCAAATGAGATATATAACGTTGATCAGAAGATAATTTGTTTGTACTAAGTTGACCTACAAAACTAGGCCTGAATACAATAAAATTTAATGAGTCATAATGAGAAAAACCATGGTTTCTAGTTGAATGATCTTTTATCTGAATAAAGTCTGGAAATGTCTTTAGATTACATGCAAAGACATAGCAGATCAGTAAGAAAGTATCCTTGCATGCATGACTATGAAAGAAATTAAATATATAACCAGTTACTAAGAATAAGAAAGTTCTTAAATGAAATGTAAGGTAAAGCTTTTATGAAAAATAATGACAAGAGTAGAGTAGGCGATGTAATATACCGATATCTGAAACTGGCTAGGTGGTCCGTGTTATAAACTGCTGGAGACTTTAGGAGGGTCAAAAATGCTCCAAAAATTATAATAACCAGCACTAGTTTTAGAGTAGAAAACTTGCAGTTTGTATGGCGCTCCTGATTAAAACTGGAGAAAGGTTTTTCTGCATCCCTAAAAACTCTACTTCTGAAAGACCTTCTCTTGGTTGTATCTTCTCCTCTGGACCAGGCATCAAAAAATAAATTAGGCAGGTATACATTATTAGTTCagagaaaagaaaattaaatataGAAAGTAGCTTGAGGATTTTTGTTTTCTAAGTAATAACTGTATTAACCCAACAAGCAAAACAAAAAAGGCAAGCTAGCGAACTGCTGACCATACATTGTACAATGTTATAAATACTAAGGACGTAAAGGGGCTGATTCCATTGCGGTGCTTTCGGACAACCATACAAAGAAAAGACAAGTCAACATTGTATGAATCACAAAATTGGAGATAAAAAAATCTAGTGCAGTGTTTTCCCTACTCTAGTGCGGTGTTTCTTCGAAAGAAAGAATAAGGTGTCGGGGTGAGGATGAAATGCAAATTAAATCCCATTGTTAACAAACTAATGGTTTATCATACCAACATACAAATGGAATGCCCATTCCTATCTCCTACCCATGTCCTCCATAAAACTAAACATAGATATTGAATTCTGATCACATTTATTTCTCCGATCAACTTCAATCTTCTTCATATGTTTCCACCTATACCTAGGAAGCATGGGGATCGGAAAATATTaaattgttaaaaatatatattatacatatatttAATTAGCAAAACCATGAATTCGCattcaaattaaattaaatagGCAAATTATCTCATCAAATACATAATTTCATCATACTCATACATAAATATCTTAACACATACATATAAAATTATTAATTGAACAAAATTACTCAAAACATCAGCAAACTAAAGAAATAAAAGATACTGTAAGGTAGGGTGGTCAGTGGTTTGAGTCGTTGGCTGGCCAACAAATATATGCAACTTACATACAAACGCTTATATACACACACATCAAGTGTCAACGCATAAAAATCGATGACCAATCTTCCAATTTAATACACAACAGCGAATTAACATATCTATGAGGGGACAAAAACATATACCGAACCAATCTTCCAAACAATTACTCAATGGAAGAGGAATTAGCTGCCAACTTTGAAATTACTCAGGTGAAAAATTACTTTACAAATCTTTGCGAGTAGCTTCTAAACATGCCATTTTTAGTCTCCAATTTACTTTTTGAACATGCTTACTTTCAAAGTCCCCACTCGTCAAATTGGTGCACTCACCCCACTTTACAAATCACCGAAAACAATTCTCTTGCATATTTTCTTCCGAGTGAGCTACCTCATTTTAGCTCTTTGTTTCTGCCACTGCCAAATGACGCATGTGCATCTATGCTACAGAAGTAGTGTTATTTATCTAAAAGAAAGAGTAGGAGGTCCTTGACACTGAactcattttaaaataattaagtacgTTTTGTGAGTTACACCTAGATGGCACGAGATAAATGTTCATATCAAAATAAGAATCCATTCATTCAAAAGGAACCAAGAATTTTAAACATCGTAACATCTACATATACGGGTGTCATCATGTATATAAACAGATAAACACATATACATATGCACAGGCAAAGGCACTACTACACCAATACCTTATCGACTCAGATAACTAAGACCGTAATGGTAATAGAATTATCAGAAGAATTTACGTGGAGCTACAGATGGAATATGATTATCCATTCTCACCTTTAGAAAGTAAAGAACTTAGAGATAACTAAAAACTCAAACAGTGACATATAAAGTGATAAAATTCTAGCTATGACAAATATTTAACTATAGTTCTAGTTCATACCAAACTACTAACCGAACTTGTTCTAGCGTGTCATTTTGTCGGAAGATAATGAGAGTACTCAGTACAATACGCTATTATGCAAGAAGCTGCACTTTTAATATCAACCATAAGAAAATAGTTTTTCAAATGTAACTTGAAAGTCTTAATTCCAGGACAACCCTAAAAGCCTATCTTAAAACTATCCCAAGTAGTGAATGAGTAAATGAACTTTTTGTGCCTAAAAGTCCTTAACAGAACCAGCCATGTAGAGATATAACATTCACCTAATATCAAATTATAgatatttaattaatatattcTGCTCCCAAATAATTACTGATATGATATATTATCGCTTTTCTTGTTTGCAAGTCATACATAATCACACTTCATGACATACATATTTGGAAATACTAATAATATGGAAACAGATGATACAGAAAGTGAGCTTTCTTTAAGTTTAAACTTGAAAAGTTTAGTAGCTGGATTTGTTACCTTACTCCTTTGTTGAAGCAAAATAATtgtataatataataataataattttattattattattattattattattattatagaattACCAATTCAAAAGCAGAGGGAAATCACTCGAAATACAGCTAGTGCATTAAACTCGTTTAATTGTTACATGTTTGCTAAATTATTTACAGATTCAGAAAAAGTCTATCAAAACTAAGAATATTGCGTTGGTGGAATAACTATACTAAAGCTCATCACATGGTCATCAAATTCTTCTTCAATCCCACCAAGTGCTTAACAAAATGACTTTGGCCAGCCAGACCCTTTCATATCCAGAAGCCATGTCAATAAATTGTTTGAATTTAAGACTTTCCGGAAAATTTTCAGAAGCTtgttatatataaaaaattgGCATCTTCCCATCTTCTTCTCAAGGAAATGTTCACTCTTTTCCATGCCGTTATTCTAGAGTTAGTACAACTGAATCTGTGGTGACACTCCTTCCTACATAATTTTTCTTCCCAATTGTTTTGTGAGTGTAAAAGAAATGAAGGGAAACACAAGAAGAGAGCACAACCAAGCTAGTTACGTTCTCAATATCCTCCAGTTAAAAGATATAGCCTGGTCATTTAATGTTTGGTTTTGTCATAATTAATTTCATTTTTCGTCATATGTGCTATCTGTTTCTTGCATAACTCAATGATGCTAGACAAGAAATCAGACATATCATGTTTCGCCTGCATAATTTTAAGAGGATGCCGGGTGATAATAACATTATGGGGCAAAACCGACTTACACGATGATCCCACTGTAATCATACTTTTTAGACCTCAACAAAAAGGTGAACTGGGAATGTGAAGTTAATAATTATAACCTACATGTTTACACTCGTAATCTAAATAGTTTCATCAAGTAAGCCATCTCAGACTTGGCTTGCAGCTATGCCTCTGATGGTTTGTTAAAAAAACGAGAAAATTGCTAATTCACAATAACGCGCTCATTAAAAGTTTGTTTAACAACTAATTAATAATCACAATACATAAACAGCAGTAAATCTAAAATACCAAAGGTCTCACTAAATCCTACAACTGAGCTACGACGAAAGCCATGAATCTGACTAATCACCAATCCAGAACTCACATTCCAAATCAGATTAACATTGTTGAAATATGTAATACATTTAAAACATTTCCTTCTATATTCAATTGATAATTCCAATATATGATATGAACTTAATGTACACATAACTATACATAAATGCGCACACACATAGGCATGTGCATATATagagacacacacacacacactagagagagagagagagactaaAGGAGTGgcaggagagagagagagagagagagagagagagagagagagagagagagactaaCGGAGTAGCAGAAGAGAGTCTGTATCTAGGTTCAGGATTACTTCTAGGTGAGACACCAGCAGCAGCAGCTCCTCTCATTCTTAACTTACTTACAAAATTATCTGCTCAAAAACAATTTAGAATACACAAAAGATCAAACACTTTGGCTACAATACATACAATGTAATAACTGAGAAACCTAAATCAAAACAGAAACACAAACATACCTTAAGTGTAGGTGTGGTGAAGCTACAAAAATGACATGGGGAGATGTGATCTAGTAGATTTGTTTTCAGTTGAATGTTTGGTTACTGCATTTACTTTATTAATCAATTCAAATATTAAAGAGATGGTGGTCAATCTGTTTTCGTGTGCGACTGTGTTATTGTTCTGTACAGTAGAAACAAAGTTTTAAAACAGTGCCCGAGTGTTGACTGCCAAAACGGTTAATCTGGTCTGATTACATTTTTACTACTTCTTTGTTCATGTAAGATTTTGGATTTACCCACCAGGGTTGTGTGGCTTGTGTGAGTTTAACATTTTTATGCACAATACTGACGGCATAAAAAGTTTGGTACCGAAAATCTGATCCGATCCGCTCAAAACCCGGTCAAACCCGACTCGGTCAAGCCCGGTCCGGGCTTAGAGCCTTGACGgaccctatatttttaggcaaaacCCGGTCCGGTTAAAAACTCGGGCTTTGACCCGGCCCGATTAAAAACCTGAAAATTTCCGgttaaaatctgattattctaatatattttcttatataaataatactttaaacacatatatatttacatatttatgATTAATGATATTATCTATATACTTcattgcataaataatgaaagaagcTATAGTACTATTTATATCTggataacaatgataaaacatattattctataaacatgtttatttttttgcagaatttaattattttcaacgaagtaatgtttttataaaatattccatgtaaactaatacatctttacgatgatctagttgccAACATATGTAGTGttcggaatctctaataaaactcgatctgatttaaattagaaaaaagcccgATCCGACCCGAAAAAAAGCCCGAttaggcccgcctcgagggcccaaacgggctctgACATTTTCAGAAAGCCCGGCCCGGCTCGGTTAAAATCAAAGCTCGAACAGCCCGGTCCGGTCAAAGTTTAAGGCCCGGTCAAAGTCCGGCCCGGTGGACCTTTTGAGCATCTCTAAGAAAATATTACATGTCAATGTCTTATATTATTGTAAAATATTCAGTTGTATAcaattttaagaatttttttttaGATTTTCATAGCTCTTTGATATtcaatttaatttttgaaaaattcctTCAAAATTTGAAGGTATTTATTTTGAATTGTTAAAAATCCACTGGAGTAGTAGTGTATTCgatctaatttttttaaaaaaataatgaaatCTTGTGATATTTAATTAGAAGTAAAAACTTTATTAAAATATAATGTTATTAAAAAATTCATAAATTTTGTTTATTTGATAAATTGGTGAATTTTGAAAAACTTACAATTACATTTTGATATCGGTATAAAAtgcatgagattttgaatgaCT is a genomic window containing:
- the LOC141712904 gene encoding putative UDP-glucuronate:xylan alpha-glucuronosyltransferase 3 — protein: MRGAAAAGVSPRSNPEPRYRLSSATPGEDTTKRRSFRSRVFRDAEKPFSSFNQERHTNCKFSTLKLVLVIIIFGAFLTLLKSPAVYNTDHLASFRYRPSFVGQLSTNKLSSDQRYISHLDVNWDQVSEVIEKLADRLEYQGIGLLNFNDSDIEQWKLLIPDVEHVVLHLDFASNNVTWESLYPEWIDEEEEFEVPICPTLPDIPAPGKPRIDLIAVKLPCNKLSEWSRDVARLHLQIAAARLAATSKGYHSVHVLLLSDCFPVPNLFTCKELVARVGNAWLYEPDLNTLRRKVHLPVGSCELAVPFQSKDHYSSNARREAYATILHSAHVYVCGAITAAQSIRMSGSTRDLVILVDDTISEYHRGGLEAAGWKLHTIERIRNPKAERDAYNEWNYSKFRLWQLTDYDKIIFIDADLLILRNIDFLFEMPEITAIGNNATLFNSGVMVIEPSNCTFQLLMDHINDIVSYNGGDQGYLNEVFTWWHRIPKHMNFLKHFWEGDEEEKKEMKTKLFGADPPVLYVVHYLGLKPWLCFRDYDCNWNVNRLQEFASDVAHKRWWKVHDSMPENLHRYCLLRSKQKAAIEWDRMQAEKGNYTDGHWKIQIKDSRLQACFEEFCFWESMLWHWGDTNWTDNATATLAPPGAIISGSLPSL
- the LOC141710915 gene encoding alcohol dehydrogenase 1-like, encoding MGAALNVAKPTRGSTVAIFGLGTVGLAAAEGARIAGASRIIGVDINPNRFKDASKFGVTEFVNPKDHNKPIQEVLVEMTNGGVDRSIECTGVDINTMISAFECVHDGWGVAVLVSLPNKDDVFKTNPMNFLQERTLKGTFFGNYKPLSDIPSVVEKYMNKELEVEKFITHKVNLLDINKAFDYMLRGESLRCIIDMDV